In a single window of the Gossypium hirsutum isolate 1008001.06 chromosome A13, Gossypium_hirsutum_v2.1, whole genome shotgun sequence genome:
- the LOC107938787 gene encoding probable inactive receptor kinase At2g26730 — protein MPVVDFVCVFLVSVVMFNLRVSTEPVEDKQALLAFISGIRHADRVKWNSSTSACDWFGVQCDANRSFVYTLRLPGAALIGSIPPNTIGRLNRLRVLSLRANRLSGEIPADFYNLTQLRSLYLQGNEFTGPFPPSVTRLTRLTRLDLSSNNFTGPIPLGVNNLTQLTGLFLQNNKFSGSLPSIDSDGLNDFNVSNNNLKGSIPDSLSKFPESSFAGNIGLCGGPLRPCNPFPPSPSPTEPIPPKTSGQSSKSLPTGAIIAIAVGSAIVALLLLLFLIICFRKWKRKSPRRQKAIPSTTHAVPVEEAGTSSSKDDITGGSTEIERMMNNKLMFFKGGVYSFDLEDLMRASAEMLGKGSTGTSYRVVLAVGTTVAVKRLKDVAVSKREFVMKMGMLGKIMHENVVPLRAFYYSDEEKLLVYDYMHGGSLFALLHGSRSSARTPLEWDPRMKIALGVARGLAHLHSSQNMVHGNIKSSNILLRPDHEACISEFGLNSLFNTNTPPSRIAGYQAPEVIQTHKVTVKSDVYSFGVLLLELLTGRAPIQPSITEEAFDLPRWVQSVVREEWAAEVFDAELMAYHDIEEEMVQALQIAMVCVSTVPDQRPVMSEVVRMIGDMIDRGGTNDGTAAAI, from the exons ATGCCGGTCGTGGATTTTGTCTGTGTTTTTTTAGTTTCAGTTGTGATGTTTAATTTGAGAGTAAGCACAGAACCAGTTGAAGACAAGCAAGCTCTACTTGCTTTCATTTCGGGAATTAGACATGCCGACCGGGTTAAATGGAATTCATCGACCTCAGCCTGTGATTGGTTCGGTGTTCAATGCGACGCCAACCGGTCTTTCGTCTACACTTTACGGCTCCCCGGTGCGGCCCTTATCGGTTCGATTCCGCCCAATACAATCGGTCGGTTGAACCGACTTCGAGTTTTAAGTCTACGAGCAAACCGTTTGTCCGGTGAGATCCCTGCCGATTTCTACAATTTGACTCAGCTGCGTAGCCTTTATTTGCAAGGTAACGAGTTCACCGGTCCGTTCCCACCTAGTGTGACTCGTTTAACTCGTTTGACTCGCCTTGATCTTTCTTCTAATAATTTCACCGGTCCAATTCCTTTGGGTGTCAACAATTTGACTCAGTTGACCGGACTCTTCTTGCAAAATAACAAGTTTTCCGGTTCTCTCCCGAGCATCGACTCGGACGGTTTAAACGATTTCAATGTGTCTAACAACAACCTTAAAGGTTCAATCCCCGACTCGTTATCTAAATTCCCCGAATCTTCATTCGCCGGAAACATTGGGCTTTGCGGCGGTCCACTTCGGCCATGTAACCCATTTCCTCCATCTCCATCTCCGACTGAGCCCATTCCGCCCAAAACTTCCGGTCAAAGCTCGAAAAGCCTTCCCACCGGCGCCATCATTGCCATTGCCGTGGGGTCAGCAATTGTTGCGTTACTGTTATTACTATTCCTCATTATCTGCTTCCGTAAATGGAAACGGAAGTCACCGAGGCGGCAGAAGGCGATACCATCGACGACACATGCAGTTCCGGTGGAGGAGGCGGGGACTTCCTCGTCGAAAGATGATATAACCGGAGGCTCAACGGAAATCGAAAGGATGATGAATAATAAGCTCATGTTCTTCAAAGGTGGCGTTTACAGTTTCGATTTGGAGGATTTGATGAGGGCGTCGGCTGAAATGTTGGGAAAAGGCAGCACCGGAACGTCGTACAGGGTGGTTTTAGCGGTGGGGACGACGGTGGCAGTTAAACGGTTGAAAGACGTGGCGGTTAGTAAACGAGAGTTCGTAATGAAGATGGGAATGTTGGGTAAAATCATGCATGAAAACGTGGTTCCGTTGAGAGCTTTTTATTATTCCGACGAGGAGAAATTGCTGGTTTATGATTACATGCATGGTGGAAGCTTGTTTGCGCTGCTTCACG GTAGCAGAAGCTCGGCTCGTACACCGTTAGAATGGGACCCCCGGATGAAAATAGCCCTAGGCGTGGCTAGAGGCCTCGCGCACCTCCACAGTTCACAAAACATGGTCCACGGCAACATTAAATCTTCCAACATCCTTCTCCGACCAGACCACGAAGCCTGCATCTCAGAGTTCGGTCTTAACTCTCTTTTCAACACCAACACTCCACCTAGTCGCATCGCGGGTTACCAAGCACCTGAAGTAATTCAAACCCATAAAGTTACGGTGAAGTCAGACGTTTATAGTTTCGGGGTGTTATTATTGGAATTATTAACCGGTAGGGCACCAATCCAACCATCAATAACTGAAGAAGCGTTCGATCTTCCGCGTTGGGTCCAATCCGTGGTTCGGGAGGAATGGGCGGCCGAGGTGTTTGACGCAGAGTTAATGGCATACCACGACATCGAGGAAGAAATGGTGCAAGCGTTACAAATTGCAATGGTTTGTGTCTCGACAGTGCCCGATCAAAGACCCGTCATGTCGGAAGTGGTACGTATGATCGGAGATATGATAGATAGAGGGGGAACAAATGACGGTACGGCAGCCGCCATATGA